In Legionella sp. PATHC035, a genomic segment contains:
- a CDS encoding sulfhydrogenase subunit delta — protein MKPRVAVHKFTSCDGCQLAFLNAGEALLTLSELVDMVHFSEAGAVDLEAKVDIAFVEGSISTPEEALRIKKIREHSQFIITIGACATAGGVQALRHFADSKEWVSSIYASPKYIQSLSTSTPISHHVKVDWELWGCPVNSNQVLEAIRFLLSNTTPRIKHDSECMECKRKGNVCVLVTKKQPCMGPVTQLGCGSLCPSVGRGCYACYGPKENPNPHSLGNWFEQLGLSKEAIAQKFLHINNQAPAFNQAGAYFKGIKISNE, from the coding sequence ATGAAACCACGAGTAGCGGTACATAAATTTACATCCTGCGATGGATGCCAATTGGCCTTTTTAAATGCCGGAGAGGCCTTACTCACTCTCTCTGAATTAGTGGATATGGTTCATTTTTCGGAAGCTGGAGCAGTCGATCTTGAAGCAAAAGTAGATATTGCCTTTGTTGAAGGCAGCATTTCTACTCCAGAGGAAGCACTACGTATTAAAAAAATTCGTGAACACAGTCAATTCATCATTACCATTGGTGCTTGTGCTACCGCAGGAGGCGTTCAGGCTCTACGTCATTTTGCGGATTCCAAAGAATGGGTCAGCAGTATTTATGCCTCACCAAAATACATTCAAAGCTTAAGCACTTCCACGCCCATTTCACATCATGTAAAAGTGGATTGGGAGTTATGGGGCTGCCCGGTAAACAGCAATCAAGTATTAGAAGCAATTCGTTTTTTATTATCCAATACGACACCACGGATCAAACACGACTCTGAATGTATGGAATGCAAACGCAAAGGGAATGTTTGTGTTTTAGTTACCAAAAAACAACCCTGTATGGGCCCTGTAACCCAATTAGGATGCGGTTCTCTTTGTCCCTCAGTAGGACGAGGATGTTATGCGTGCTATGGCCCAAAAGAAAATCCAAATCCCCACTCTTTGGGTAACTGGTTTGAGCAACTGGGCTTATCTAAGGAAGCCATTGCGCAAAAATTTTTGCATATTAATAATCAAGCTCCTGCATTTAACCAGGCAGGAGCTTATTTTAAGGGAATTAAAATCAGCAATGAGTAA
- a CDS encoding Ni/Fe hydrogenase subunit alpha, whose translation MSNTISINVPILARVEGEGALELHIRHSKISKLQLKIYEPPRLFEKFLEGRSYAEVLDLVARICGICPVAYQMSATQAIEQCFGIQPSPWVREMRRLFYCGEWLESHSMHIHFLALPDFLGFKSAPEMAKSYPEEVRRGIRLQSFGNDLIKLFGGRSVHPVGACVGGFYKAPSQPQITALLEKAKARIEDCEALIRWLAERSFPDNSHEFTYVSLYHPTEYPFNEGRLVSNHGLNISIEEFDAYFKESQVPYSTALHCLLQNKPYLVGPLARVNHCFGHLPAPIHLLLQELKINFPSQNMYHSIFARAVEIYFCVLESIRIMEQYTIPKESHPEVKPRAGIGFGCTEAPRGTLWQHIHLNEQGQVKSARIVPPTSQNQARIEEDLHRSLMQYGLDQDADSLRAYSEMIIRNYDPCISCSTHFLTIKVNRE comes from the coding sequence ATGAGTAATACCATTTCCATTAATGTTCCTATTTTGGCGCGCGTTGAAGGTGAAGGAGCACTTGAACTGCACATTCGTCACAGTAAAATCAGCAAACTCCAATTAAAAATTTATGAACCGCCAAGATTGTTTGAAAAATTTCTCGAAGGGAGAAGTTATGCTGAGGTTCTGGATCTTGTAGCACGGATCTGTGGAATATGTCCTGTTGCTTATCAAATGAGCGCAACCCAAGCAATCGAACAGTGCTTTGGTATACAACCTTCCCCTTGGGTACGCGAGATGCGCCGCCTCTTTTACTGCGGTGAATGGCTGGAAAGTCATAGCATGCACATTCATTTTTTAGCATTACCCGATTTTTTGGGGTTTAAATCAGCACCTGAAATGGCAAAAAGTTATCCTGAAGAGGTACGACGGGGCATTCGTTTGCAATCGTTTGGTAATGATTTGATCAAATTATTTGGTGGCCGTTCGGTTCATCCGGTGGGCGCTTGTGTAGGCGGATTTTATAAAGCACCCTCTCAGCCGCAAATCACTGCTCTATTGGAAAAGGCAAAAGCACGCATTGAAGATTGCGAGGCATTAATTCGCTGGCTGGCAGAACGTTCCTTTCCAGATAATTCTCATGAGTTTACCTATGTATCACTTTATCATCCTACAGAATATCCATTCAATGAAGGCAGACTGGTCTCCAATCATGGATTAAATATCAGCATCGAAGAATTTGATGCCTATTTCAAAGAAAGCCAAGTCCCCTACTCTACCGCCTTGCATTGTTTATTACAAAATAAGCCTTACTTGGTAGGACCTCTAGCACGAGTGAACCATTGTTTTGGTCACCTGCCAGCGCCTATCCATCTTCTTTTACAGGAATTAAAAATAAACTTTCCCTCCCAAAATATGTATCACAGTATTTTTGCACGCGCCGTTGAAATCTATTTTTGTGTTTTAGAATCGATACGTATCATGGAACAATACACAATTCCCAAAGAATCGCATCCTGAAGTGAAACCACGTGCCGGAATAGGATTTGGGTGTACTGAAGCCCCTAGAGGGACTTTGTGGCAACATATTCACCTAAATGAGCAAGGACAAGTAAAATCCGCACGTATCGTGCCACCAACCAGTCAAAATCAGGCACGTATAGAGGAGGACTTACATCGCTCTTTAATGCAATATGGCCTTGATCAGGATGCGGATTCACTACGTGCTTACAGTGAAATGATCATTCGCAATTATGATCCCTGTATTTCATGTTCCACTCATTTTTTAACGATTAAAGTGAATCGAGAATGA
- a CDS encoding hydrogenase maturation protease, with translation MKIIKVLGIGSPFGDDQVGWKVANALHQSLSKNPHLAPFLLIESHDRPGVRLIELMSGFNTVFIIDAVKSGSAIGTIHRFENESILDSESRFSTHGISILQTLHLARALNELPANLLFYGIEIDAITLDDTLSPPMERAIAEVTRRLINDLVTACEA, from the coding sequence ATGAAAATCATCAAAGTTCTAGGAATTGGTTCTCCTTTTGGTGATGATCAGGTCGGTTGGAAGGTAGCCAACGCGTTACACCAAAGTCTATCAAAAAATCCTCATCTTGCCCCCTTTTTACTCATTGAAAGCCATGATCGGCCCGGTGTGCGACTCATTGAGCTAATGAGTGGATTTAATACTGTTTTTATCATTGATGCAGTCAAATCAGGGAGTGCCATTGGTACCATTCATCGATTTGAAAATGAGTCGATCCTCGATTCAGAAAGTAGATTCTCGACCCATGGTATCAGCATCCTCCAAACACTTCATCTAGCCCGTGCTCTGAATGAGCTACCTGCTAACCTTTTATTTTATGGAATCGAAATTGATGCAATTACGCTGGATGACACGCTTTCCCCTCCGATGGAAAGAGCAATTGCGGAGGTGACGCGCCGATTGATAAATGACCTAGTTACAGCTTGTGAAGCGTAG
- a CDS encoding SDR family NAD(P)-dependent oxidoreductase yields the protein MSHIAVITGASSGIGHALTLELVSQGITVIAIARNNSELLQLKDKHPEKIKTIPADITTDEGLKRIANEMQSLNINYLIHNAGIISPLGLLHKATAADIRKIIETNLIAPMLLTQSMLPLFSKQGGRILNITSVAGEKAVAGAGAYCISKSAFNMWTKVLQAELPQGIVATDVIPGEVDTGMQKNLRECPVELFPLADEFKRAYQEKTLIAPTVCAEFLTFLLLKTTPKEFSEKRWNIYKHYTKPIPLPLNNDKLDD from the coding sequence ATGTCACACATTGCAGTGATTACTGGAGCGAGCAGTGGTATCGGGCATGCATTAACTTTAGAATTAGTCTCTCAAGGCATTACCGTAATTGCGATTGCAAGAAATAATTCGGAGTTGCTTCAATTAAAAGACAAACACCCAGAAAAAATCAAAACCATACCTGCAGATATTACTACTGATGAAGGGTTAAAAAGAATTGCCAATGAAATGCAATCATTGAATATCAATTACTTGATTCATAATGCAGGGATTATTTCCCCGCTGGGCTTATTACATAAGGCGACGGCAGCTGATATAAGAAAAATCATTGAAACCAATCTTATTGCCCCCATGTTACTTACTCAAAGTATGCTTCCCTTGTTCTCCAAGCAAGGAGGCCGCATTTTAAATATCACTTCCGTTGCTGGAGAAAAGGCGGTTGCAGGAGCTGGCGCTTATTGCATTTCGAAGTCGGCATTCAACATGTGGACGAAGGTCTTACAGGCTGAATTACCCCAGGGAATAGTGGCGACTGATGTTATTCCAGGTGAAGTAGATACCGGTATGCAAAAAAATTTACGGGAATGTCCTGTAGAATTATTTCCATTAGCTGATGAATTTAAGAGAGCATATCAAGAAAAAACCTTGATAGCTCCCACAGTGTGCGCTGAGTTTTTAACGTTCCTTTTATTAAAAACGACTCCAAAAGAGTTTTCGGAGAAAAGGTGGAACATTTATAAACACTATACCAAACCAATTCCTCTTCCCTTAAATAATGACAAACTCGATGATTAG
- a CDS encoding GNAT family N-acetyltransferase has protein sequence MQYTIVPIEEKHIEAFWKAVDSVARERKFLAFLEGPPIKLTQDFVLEHIKEGWPQVVAMHEDQVIGWCDISPLDRPVFAHVGALGIGVLAPYRGQGIGEQLLSTALQMAKLKGLTRIELTVREHNYAAISLYEKYGFVKEGVHKNAVRIDGVYENHIFMALLFE, from the coding sequence ATGCAATATACTATTGTTCCCATCGAAGAAAAACATATTGAGGCTTTTTGGAAGGCTGTAGATAGTGTGGCTCGTGAACGTAAATTTTTAGCTTTTTTAGAAGGGCCTCCCATCAAACTCACTCAAGATTTTGTTTTAGAGCATATTAAAGAGGGGTGGCCTCAAGTGGTCGCGATGCATGAGGATCAGGTGATTGGCTGGTGTGATATCAGCCCGCTTGATCGACCTGTTTTTGCCCATGTTGGTGCTTTGGGGATTGGTGTGCTTGCACCCTATAGAGGACAGGGAATAGGTGAGCAATTATTAAGCACGGCATTGCAAATGGCAAAATTAAAGGGGTTGACGCGGATAGAGCTTACTGTGCGGGAACATAATTACGCGGCAATCTCCTTGTATGAAAAATATGGTTTCGTCAAAGAAGGAGTCCATAAAAATGCGGTCCGTATTGATGGAGTATATGAAAATCATATTTTTATGGCATTACTCTTTGAATAA
- the arsC gene encoding arsenate reductase (glutaredoxin) (This arsenate reductase requires both glutathione and glutaredoxin to convert arsenate to arsenite, after which the efflux transporter formed by ArsA and ArsB can extrude the arsenite from the cell, providing resistance.), whose translation MQEMTLYHNPRCSKSRQTLALLQSKGFKPIIIEYLKTPLSLQQLNALKSHFALKDFVRTDEHVFKELGLSLDNETQVLSAMVKEPILMQRPIVTYKNKAVIGRPPEKVLELLE comes from the coding sequence ATGCAAGAAATGACTCTTTATCATAATCCTCGTTGCTCCAAATCACGACAAACTCTAGCGCTTCTGCAAAGTAAAGGGTTTAAACCGATTATTATTGAATACCTTAAAACCCCTCTTAGTTTGCAGCAATTAAACGCATTAAAGAGCCACTTTGCTCTAAAGGATTTTGTTCGTACCGATGAGCACGTTTTTAAAGAACTGGGATTATCTCTGGATAATGAAACTCAAGTGTTAAGTGCGATGGTGAAAGAACCCATATTAATGCAACGTCCCATTGTCACTTACAAAAACAAAGCAGTTATAGGTCGCCCTCCCGAGAAAGTCCTGGAATTACTTGAGTAA
- a CDS encoding PHA/PHB synthase family protein translates to MKGTEKTNASTRHLKIQSTYPAESAAKPQYEVFKNQLDDFFYYINKLYQANLGKITMGMSPAVIGTSHCAWLLQLAQSPGHLLALAFFHITHSDEFLTHLLCDKQPAQGADVRFHKENWQLMPWRFYAEVFLQSEEWWRYATRKVPGLSGRAERTVSFYIRQLHDALSPSNFVLTNPDLFYETIRSGGVNLIQGTELAIEHSLRRLVGLPPPGAGKFKPGKNVAITPGKIVFTNHLIELIQYEPQTETVFKEPILILPAWIMKYYILDLSPGNSLVKWLVGQGHTVFIISWRNPDEKDRDLGMDDYYRLGAMAAIDAVSTILANTKIHLMGYCLGGTLAMITAAAMARNKDHRLKTLSLLAAQGDFTKAGELMLFITESEIAFLKNMMWEKGYLDPKHMAGSFQMLRTYDLIWSKMIDDYMTGKKRGMIDLLAWNADSTRMPYKMHTEYLEKLFLHNDFAEGHFKVEEEVVAPRNVHLPIFAVSTEHDHIAPWESVYKIHLMMHTDITFVLTSGGHNAGIVSEPNHPGRYYSILESKKKMPYVGPKKWLSKAKRREGSWWIAWHHWLVNNSSQRLVSPPELDSSLPPAPGTYVLQK, encoded by the coding sequence ATGAAAGGAACTGAGAAAACAAACGCTTCAACTCGACACCTAAAGATTCAATCTACTTATCCAGCCGAGAGTGCGGCTAAGCCTCAGTACGAAGTATTTAAGAATCAGTTGGATGATTTTTTTTATTATATTAATAAATTATATCAGGCGAATCTTGGTAAGATTACGATGGGAATGAGCCCCGCTGTAATCGGTACTTCTCATTGTGCTTGGCTTTTACAATTAGCCCAATCACCAGGGCATTTGTTGGCACTGGCTTTTTTTCACATCACCCATTCCGATGAATTTCTGACGCATCTGTTGTGTGATAAGCAACCAGCACAAGGGGCTGACGTTCGTTTTCATAAAGAGAATTGGCAATTGATGCCTTGGCGATTTTATGCAGAAGTTTTTCTGCAGAGTGAAGAGTGGTGGCGATATGCGACACGAAAGGTTCCTGGTCTTTCAGGTCGAGCAGAGCGTACGGTTTCGTTTTATATTCGCCAGTTACATGATGCTTTATCGCCCTCCAATTTTGTATTGACCAATCCTGATCTTTTTTATGAAACGATTCGCTCCGGTGGAGTCAATTTGATTCAGGGTACAGAGCTGGCGATTGAACATAGTTTAAGAAGATTAGTCGGTCTACCTCCCCCGGGGGCTGGAAAGTTCAAACCGGGCAAGAATGTTGCAATTACCCCGGGTAAAATCGTGTTTACTAACCATTTGATTGAATTAATTCAATATGAACCCCAAACAGAAACGGTTTTTAAAGAGCCGATACTTATATTACCCGCTTGGATCATGAAATATTACATTTTAGATTTATCTCCTGGAAATTCTCTGGTTAAATGGCTTGTGGGGCAGGGACATACGGTATTCATTATCTCATGGCGTAATCCAGATGAGAAGGATCGGGATTTAGGAATGGATGATTATTATCGCCTTGGTGCAATGGCAGCAATCGATGCCGTGAGTACTATTTTAGCGAATACTAAAATTCATTTAATGGGATATTGCCTGGGCGGAACACTCGCGATGATTACTGCTGCCGCGATGGCACGAAATAAAGATCATCGCCTGAAAACCCTTTCTCTTTTGGCTGCCCAAGGTGATTTTACTAAAGCAGGCGAGTTGATGCTGTTCATTACGGAAAGTGAAATAGCATTTCTCAAAAATATGATGTGGGAAAAAGGTTATCTTGATCCCAAACATATGGCCGGTTCTTTTCAAATGTTAAGGACTTATGATCTCATTTGGTCAAAAATGATTGATGATTACATGACGGGCAAAAAACGGGGGATGATTGATTTACTGGCCTGGAATGCCGATTCAACTCGAATGCCCTATAAAATGCATACAGAATATCTTGAAAAATTGTTTTTGCATAATGATTTTGCTGAGGGACATTTTAAGGTCGAAGAGGAAGTAGTAGCGCCCAGAAATGTTCATTTACCTATTTTCGCAGTAAGCACAGAACATGACCATATTGCTCCTTGGGAATCCGTATATAAAATCCACCTGATGATGCACACGGATATTACCTTTGTGTTGACCAGCGGCGGTCACAACGCAGGAATTGTCAGTGAGCCCAATCATCCCGGACGTTATTATTCTATTCTTGAAAGCAAAAAGAAAATGCCTTATGTAGGACCGAAGAAATGGCTCAGTAAAGCAAAAAGAAGAGAGGGTTCTTGGTGGATTGCATGGCATCATTGGTTGGTAAACAACAGTTCGCAAAGACTTGTTTCACCTCCAGAACTTGACTCTTCGTTACCCCCTGCACCAGGAACTTATGTGCTGCAAAAATAA
- a CDS encoding c-type cytochrome produces the protein MKKLWIILLYAVHTASFAEDLGKTTYQISCQNCHAAEFAVGMKAPAAFDKKAWSVRFKNAELEAKQNPTEYKTAMDYLLYSMKRGKGLMPHSGLCKEVDAPQKNCSDEAFIQAIQYMSQNKI, from the coding sequence ATGAAAAAACTATGGATTATTTTATTGTATGCCGTTCATACTGCGTCATTTGCTGAAGATTTGGGTAAAACAACTTATCAGATATCATGTCAAAATTGTCATGCAGCTGAATTTGCAGTTGGAATGAAAGCTCCTGCCGCCTTTGATAAAAAAGCATGGAGTGTACGTTTTAAAAACGCAGAGCTGGAGGCGAAACAAAATCCTACAGAATATAAAACCGCTATGGATTATTTATTATACAGCATGAAGCGGGGTAAAGGACTAATGCCTCATAGTGGTTTATGTAAGGAAGTGGATGCCCCTCAGAAAAATTGCTCTGATGAAGCATTCATTCAGGCCATTCAGTATATGTCACAAAACAAAATATAG
- a CDS encoding shikimate kinase, translating to MNQPKRIFIVGLPGAGKGLFAKLLAEKLGWEFIDADLGIEYHIGRTLHEIFGAEGQKNFYQCQKEVLMGLRAKENIVATTDASIIDDEAIQELLSSEFVVFLQVSTDVQLGRISRNPLPLLTTDLKTFFDSLHSKRDHLFEKVASISLDTDDNALEEHVFNTLKCVAENETEQAKPVSLNEKDMVLFHKSSHLPMRLTGQQAVCVRLLAQGKSSKEIARDINISYRTVEGTLAKTMELLGCSSSKELIVLYHDKP from the coding sequence ATGAATCAACCTAAACGTATTTTTATTGTCGGTCTACCTGGTGCAGGCAAGGGCTTATTCGCAAAGCTTCTGGCTGAAAAACTGGGCTGGGAGTTTATCGATGCGGATCTTGGAATCGAATATCATATAGGGCGTACTTTGCATGAGATTTTCGGCGCCGAGGGACAAAAAAATTTTTACCAATGCCAAAAAGAAGTATTGATGGGGTTACGCGCTAAAGAAAATATTGTAGCAACCACTGATGCCAGCATTATTGATGATGAAGCAATTCAAGAATTGTTGTCTTCGGAGTTTGTCGTATTTTTACAAGTCAGCACTGACGTACAACTAGGACGAATTTCACGAAATCCGCTGCCATTATTAACGACTGACCTCAAAACTTTTTTTGATTCGCTGCATAGCAAGCGCGATCACCTATTTGAAAAGGTAGCGAGTATCTCTCTTGATACGGATGATAATGCCTTGGAAGAACATGTATTTAATACTCTTAAGTGTGTTGCTGAAAACGAAACAGAACAAGCAAAACCAGTCTCATTAAATGAAAAGGATATGGTGCTGTTTCATAAATCGTCCCATTTACCCATGCGCTTAACGGGGCAGCAAGCCGTCTGTGTTAGATTACTTGCTCAGGGAAAAAGTTCCAAAGAAATCGCCCGAGATATCAATATCTCTTACCGAACTGTAGAAGGGACTTTAGCTAAGACAATGGAATTATTAGGTTGTTCTTCCAGTAAGGAGTTGATTGTTTTATATCATGATAAGCCATGA
- a CDS encoding uracil-DNA glycosylase translates to MSDPLNRYYLQAMGIDLWELRRAHPSCEQGLSALAKEVAACTRCSLHKTRTQTVFFRGSPNAKLMIIGEAPGFYEDQQGLPFVGKAGNLLNQMLHSIEMQEHDVYIANVLKCRPPDNRDPQIEEITQCSSYLARQIELIQPHLILALGRFAGQFLLNQPLPLKQLRNTLHHYNNIPFIVSYHPAYLLRNPADKKKAYRDLLTVKQLLIKQ, encoded by the coding sequence ATGTCAGACCCTTTAAATCGTTATTATCTACAGGCTATGGGAATCGATCTCTGGGAGCTACGAAGAGCGCATCCCTCTTGTGAACAAGGATTATCTGCTTTAGCCAAAGAGGTGGCTGCATGCACGCGATGTTCTTTACATAAAACCCGCACGCAAACTGTTTTTTTTCGTGGCAGTCCGAACGCAAAATTAATGATTATTGGTGAGGCTCCAGGCTTTTATGAGGATCAGCAAGGTTTACCTTTTGTCGGTAAAGCAGGAAATTTATTGAATCAAATGTTGCACAGCATTGAGATGCAGGAACACGATGTCTACATCGCCAATGTTTTGAAATGTAGGCCACCCGATAATAGGGATCCTCAGATCGAGGAAATTACTCAATGCAGTTCTTATCTTGCACGGCAAATTGAGCTGATTCAGCCGCATTTGATCCTGGCTTTAGGACGCTTTGCTGGTCAATTTTTACTGAATCAACCATTGCCCCTGAAACAATTGCGAAACACACTCCATCATTACAATAATATTCCTTTTATCGTCAGCTATCATCCTGCTTACCTTTTACGAAATCCAGCCGATAAGAAAAAAGCATATCGTGATTTATTAACGGTAAAACAGCTGTTAATAAAACAGTAG
- a CDS encoding protein kinase — MPFVIDSQNIAKNEWIWNFLENQRLQGKEVWKPNEEFTYNGASFTIQQPVFVRKRKNPAHGYAYEMPSSKRLGAGKYGAVYRISCTISRGKADTFQVQDKHRVVKFLDPNDALREYNVGHYAEHLHMKAPTQSYLVMREMPGQTLASFLHQYDRTLTRKKKLELTQAITHAIKEQLIDRKIIHKDLHGNNILIHYDPLSSQNLFTVSVIDYGLAYYSPRLNIGWLNYDVRALGDFLYAIWSNEPDRPEIINALINMRSIRFSDYLLLDEVVIAPTLKSQKPLDRMLAYLRQLAETDDGLANELRHRLMGAVKQSDASNLTPMKQAVEQCKESLIKHNIDLCGFPYPVFTENAEKQKQLNEIYAYLRHLENKGKLLMSYDQEHEGNALCELAHNLRQKTYQAAMMPPLQQRDAFAACSIQCKESLDQNQELLNIHRDCNYIWAEIGVVLCSLIVLYPLVGFIHYLATDRFRFFNQTESAAGASKMEKNFNQLCEIKAC, encoded by the coding sequence ATGCCTTTTGTTATCGATTCGCAAAATATTGCCAAAAATGAATGGATTTGGAACTTTCTAGAAAATCAACGTCTCCAAGGAAAGGAAGTTTGGAAGCCGAATGAAGAATTTACCTATAACGGCGCTTCGTTTACCATTCAACAACCTGTTTTTGTAAGAAAAAGAAAAAATCCTGCTCATGGCTACGCCTATGAAATGCCATCCTCAAAGCGTCTCGGCGCAGGAAAATATGGAGCAGTATACCGCATTTCCTGCACAATCAGTCGTGGTAAAGCAGATACCTTCCAGGTTCAAGATAAACATCGAGTTGTAAAGTTTCTCGATCCTAATGATGCCTTGCGCGAGTATAACGTAGGACATTATGCCGAACATTTACATATGAAAGCGCCGACCCAGTCTTACCTGGTAATGCGGGAAATGCCGGGGCAAACGTTGGCTAGTTTTTTACATCAATACGATCGAACGCTAACCCGAAAGAAAAAATTAGAATTAACTCAAGCAATAACCCATGCAATCAAAGAACAGCTTATTGATAGAAAAATCATTCATAAGGATCTTCATGGAAATAATATTTTAATACATTACGATCCCCTGTCATCACAAAACCTATTTACCGTAAGTGTTATTGACTACGGCCTGGCGTATTATTCCCCAAGATTAAATATCGGTTGGCTCAATTATGATGTTAGGGCATTAGGGGATTTCCTCTACGCGATATGGTCGAATGAACCGGATAGACCTGAGATTATCAACGCGTTAATCAATATGCGATCTATTCGTTTCAGTGATTACTTACTGCTTGATGAAGTGGTGATCGCCCCCACACTAAAATCCCAAAAGCCATTGGATCGCATGCTTGCCTACCTAAGGCAATTGGCAGAAACAGACGACGGATTAGCAAACGAATTGCGACATCGTTTAATGGGTGCAGTAAAACAATCTGATGCGAGTAATTTGACGCCAATGAAACAAGCTGTCGAACAATGCAAAGAGTCTCTAATCAAACACAATATTGATCTTTGTGGTTTTCCTTATCCAGTTTTTACGGAAAATGCAGAGAAACAAAAACAGTTAAATGAAATTTATGCCTATCTCAGGCATCTCGAAAATAAAGGAAAACTCCTGATGTCCTATGATCAGGAACATGAGGGAAATGCACTTTGTGAACTGGCCCACAACTTAAGACAGAAAACCTATCAAGCCGCTATGATGCCTCCTTTACAACAAAGAGACGCTTTCGCTGCATGCAGCATACAATGCAAGGAAAGTTTAGATCAAAATCAAGAATTGCTTAATATTCATCGAGACTGCAACTACATTTGGGCAGAAATTGGGGTAGTCCTGTGTTCTCTTATTGTTCTCTACCCCTTAGTCGGCTTTATTCATTATCTTGCAACGGATCGGTTTCGATTTTTTAATCAAACAGAATCCGCTGCAGGAGCCTCCAAAATGGAAAAGAATTTTAATCAATTATGTGAGATTAAAGCCTGCTAA
- a CDS encoding LicD family protein: MTLAKNSNPYSADTAFQDGRLRQAQLKMLTMLEVIDSICRKHGLDYWLDAGTLLGAVRHQGFIPWDDDVDIAMPRASYEQFLRVAPSEIPNWMWLQTIHSDPGYFNMATPLKIRDRASRFIEKHEKGNEPYVQGIFIDVFVYDRMPVDPKQRKRYKFYAKKLSRLLSTKYSKVKIGHYPTLYKLIASFFPKPLLEWGLQKIIHQANASHSPYIGRGYNCVGKNLIKKEEIYPLQRVSFETKEFNIPRNAEAFLIQQYGDYLQLPPEEQRVMRHCKELIPHLEETIQPPSLRIDR, translated from the coding sequence ATGACATTAGCAAAAAATTCAAATCCCTATTCAGCAGATACTGCATTTCAAGATGGCCGATTACGCCAAGCGCAGCTAAAAATGCTCACCATGCTGGAAGTCATAGACTCTATCTGCAGAAAACATGGTTTGGATTATTGGCTTGATGCGGGTACTCTTTTAGGTGCTGTTCGCCATCAAGGGTTTATTCCCTGGGATGATGATGTGGATATTGCCATGCCACGCGCCAGCTATGAACAATTTCTACGTGTCGCTCCATCAGAGATTCCAAACTGGATGTGGTTGCAAACAATCCATAGTGACCCAGGCTATTTTAATATGGCTACGCCTTTAAAAATCAGAGATCGTGCCAGTCGTTTTATTGAAAAACACGAAAAAGGTAACGAGCCATACGTTCAAGGTATCTTTATTGATGTATTTGTCTATGACAGGATGCCCGTAGACCCAAAACAACGTAAGCGTTACAAATTCTATGCCAAAAAGCTCTCCCGTTTATTAAGCACAAAATACAGTAAAGTAAAAATAGGACACTATCCTACCCTCTATAAATTAATCGCCTCATTTTTTCCAAAGCCTCTGCTCGAGTGGGGTTTGCAGAAAATCATTCATCAGGCAAATGCCAGTCATAGCCCATATATAGGGCGAGGTTATAATTGCGTAGGCAAAAATTTAATTAAAAAAGAAGAAATTTATCCATTGCAGCGCGTCTCTTTTGAAACTAAAGAATTTAATATCCCTCGTAACGCCGAAGCGTTCCTGATTCAACAATATGGTGATTATTTGCAGTTACCTCCAGAAGAACAACGGGTGATGAGACATTGCAAGGAACTGATTCCCCATCTAGAAGAAACAATCCAGCCCCCTTCTCTGAGGATTGACAGATAA